A window of the Streptomyces griseochromogenes genome harbors these coding sequences:
- a CDS encoding ROK family transcriptional regulator yields MDGVNRTKSGGPAGANLFAVRSHNTALVLDLLRAAGVDGISRLELAERTGLTPQAVSKITARLREAGLAAEAGRRASTGGKPRTVLRLVPEAGHAVGVHLDRDELRAVLVDLDGAVVGEWCGALDLGAGAEVVLGVVTGAVEGLVQEVLDAEGRGLGEIASLLGVGVAVPGPLDHVDGVLHRVTGFPEWDGFPLRDALAQRLGVPVVVDKDTNAAAFGLAVGGEGGSFAYLHLGTGLGAGLVIGGSVHRGARTGAGEFGHQVLQLDGPLCECGDRGCVEALCLAAAGRGETAEAARVLGVGAGNLAALLDIDVVLLGGRTVAAAPEAFVDGVAEVLDARARREGALGAPVPVRLAPGGARAVAEGAAQLLLAPLFGRADG; encoded by the coding sequence ATGGATGGCGTGAACAGGACGAAGAGCGGCGGACCGGCGGGAGCGAACCTCTTCGCGGTGCGCAGTCACAACACCGCGCTGGTACTGGATCTGCTGCGGGCGGCAGGGGTCGACGGCATCAGCCGGCTCGAACTGGCCGAGCGGACCGGGCTCACCCCGCAGGCCGTCAGCAAGATCACCGCCCGGCTGCGGGAGGCGGGGCTCGCCGCGGAGGCTGGGCGCCGGGCGTCCACCGGGGGCAAGCCGCGCACCGTGCTGCGGCTGGTGCCGGAGGCCGGGCACGCGGTGGGAGTGCATCTGGACCGGGACGAGCTGCGGGCCGTGCTGGTGGATCTCGACGGGGCCGTGGTCGGGGAGTGGTGCGGGGCGCTGGACCTCGGGGCCGGGGCGGAGGTGGTGCTGGGAGTGGTGACCGGTGCGGTGGAGGGGCTGGTGCAGGAGGTGCTGGACGCCGAGGGCCGGGGGCTCGGCGAGATCGCCTCGCTGCTCGGGGTGGGGGTGGCCGTCCCCGGGCCGCTCGACCACGTGGACGGGGTGCTGCACCGGGTGACCGGGTTTCCGGAGTGGGACGGGTTCCCGCTGCGGGACGCGCTCGCGCAGCGACTGGGGGTGCCGGTCGTGGTGGACAAGGACACGAACGCGGCGGCGTTCGGGCTGGCGGTCGGGGGCGAGGGCGGGTCCTTCGCGTATCTGCATCTCGGTACGGGGCTGGGGGCCGGGCTGGTGATCGGCGGGAGTGTGCATCGGGGGGCGCGGACCGGGGCGGGGGAGTTCGGGCACCAGGTCCTCCAGCTGGACGGACCCCTGTGCGAGTGCGGGGACCGCGGGTGCGTGGAGGCGCTGTGCCTGGCGGCCGCGGGGCGGGGGGAGACGGCAGAGGCGGCACGGGTGCTGGGGGTGGGGGCCGGGAATCTGGCGGCGCTGCTGGACATCGACGTGGTGCTGCTCGGGGGGCGGACGGTCGCCGCCGCGCCGGAGGCGTTCGTCGACGGCGTCGCGGAGGTGCTCGACGCCCGGGCCCGGCGCGAGGGGGCCCTCGGGGCGCCGGTGCCGGTGCGGCTCGCTCCCGGCGGAGCGCGGGCCGTGGCGGAAGGCGCCGCACAGCTCCTCCTGGCTCCCCTGTTCGGCCGGGCGGACGGCTGA
- a CDS encoding Gfo/Idh/MocA family oxidoreductase, which produces MTGTPLRVGLIGYGLAGSVFHAPLIAATEGLTLDTVVTSNPERQEQARAEFPGIRLATTPETLFDRADELDLIVIASPNRTHVPLATAALKAGLPVVVDKPVSGTAAEARGLAALAEERGLLLSVFQNRRWDNDFLTLRKLVEDGELGDVRRFESRFERWRPQPKGGWRESGDPAEIGGLLYDLGSHVVDQALVLFGPAAEVYAEADVRRPGAETDDDTFIALTHASGVRSHLYVSATTPQLGPRFRVLGSQAGYVKYGLDPQEAALREGLRPGPKWGAEPEPLWGRLGAGESPLTDGGRPVPTVPGDYPAYYAAVAAALTGAGPNPVTALEAAAALDVLEAAHRSAHDKVTVTL; this is translated from the coding sequence ATGACTGGTACCCCCCTCCGCGTCGGCCTGATCGGCTATGGCCTCGCAGGCTCCGTCTTCCACGCCCCGCTGATCGCCGCCACCGAGGGCCTCACCCTGGACACCGTGGTCACCTCGAACCCCGAGCGGCAGGAGCAGGCCCGGGCGGAGTTCCCGGGCATCCGCCTGGCCACCACCCCCGAGACGCTGTTCGACCGCGCCGACGAGCTGGACCTGATCGTCATCGCCTCCCCGAACAGGACCCATGTCCCGCTCGCCACCGCCGCCCTCAAGGCGGGTCTGCCGGTCGTCGTCGACAAGCCGGTCTCCGGCACCGCCGCCGAGGCACGGGGCCTCGCCGCCCTCGCCGAGGAGCGTGGTCTGCTGCTCTCCGTCTTCCAGAACCGCCGCTGGGACAACGACTTCCTGACCCTGCGAAAGCTGGTGGAGGACGGCGAACTGGGCGACGTCCGGCGCTTCGAGTCCCGCTTCGAGCGCTGGCGCCCGCAGCCCAAGGGCGGCTGGCGCGAGTCCGGCGACCCCGCAGAGATCGGAGGTCTGCTCTACGACCTCGGCAGCCATGTCGTCGACCAGGCCCTGGTGCTCTTCGGCCCGGCCGCCGAGGTGTACGCCGAGGCGGACGTCCGCCGCCCCGGCGCCGAGACCGACGACGACACCTTCATCGCGCTCACCCACGCAAGCGGCGTCCGCTCCCACCTCTACGTCTCCGCCACCACGCCCCAGCTCGGCCCGCGCTTCAGGGTGCTCGGCTCGCAGGCGGGCTATGTGAAGTACGGCCTCGACCCGCAGGAGGCCGCCCTGCGCGAGGGCCTGCGGCCCGGCCCCAAGTGGGGGGCCGAGCCCGAGCCCCTGTGGGGGCGCCTGGGCGCCGGCGAGTCCCCGCTGACCGACGGCGGCCGCCCCGTGCCGACCGTTCCGGGCGACTACCCGGCCTACTACGCGGCCGTGGCGGCGGCCCTGACCGGCGCCGGACCCAACCCGGTGACCGCCCTGGAGGCGGCGGCGGCCCTCGACGTACTGGAGGCGGCCCACCGGTCCGCCCACGACAAGGTGACGGTGACCCTCTGA
- a CDS encoding heme-degrading domain-containing protein: MHHPQITPKFAPEITPSVEELEAQERRLVFRQFTYEDAWALGSLLVELARERQAPVAVDIHRAGQQLFHAALPGSTPDNDAWIARKRRVVERYGASSYLVGARFRAKGTTFEESSRLDPDTYAAHGGSFPINVENAGIIGSVTVSGLPQLQDHRFVVEALEQFLEN; encoded by the coding sequence ATGCACCACCCGCAGATCACCCCGAAGTTCGCCCCGGAGATCACCCCGAGCGTGGAGGAGCTGGAGGCACAGGAACGCCGCCTGGTCTTCCGGCAGTTCACCTACGAGGACGCCTGGGCCCTCGGCTCCCTCCTGGTCGAGCTGGCCCGGGAGCGCCAGGCCCCGGTCGCCGTCGACATCCACCGCGCCGGCCAGCAGCTCTTCCACGCCGCCCTGCCCGGCTCCACCCCGGACAACGACGCCTGGATCGCCCGCAAGCGCCGGGTGGTGGAGCGCTACGGCGCCTCCTCCTACCTGGTCGGCGCCCGCTTCCGCGCCAAGGGCACGACGTTCGAGGAGTCCTCCCGCCTGGACCCGGACACCTACGCGGCGCACGGCGGCTCGTTCCCGATCAACGTCGAGAACGCCGGCATCATCGGCTCGGTGACCGTCTCGGGCCTCCCCCAGCTGCAGGACCACCGCTTCGTGGTGGAGGCCCTGGAGCAGTTCCTGGAGAACTGA
- a CDS encoding LLM class F420-dependent oxidoreductase — translation MSDTPSLLKDSVGRYGIWSHGLRAEDPSLRAEIGEAAAELEQLGYGAVWLGGSSAARHALPLLETTSTLAVGTSIQSIWQYEAAESAAAFAEVEAAHPGRFVLGLGISHAKLHDRYRRPYSALVGYLDALDEAGVPENRRVLAALGPKTLALAGTRAAGAIPYLVTPEHTARAREILGDSALLAPEFKVVLETDPGKARAAARDTLAPYLALPNYTDTWLRLGFTEDDLEDGGSDRLIDAFFAWGDETRIRSRVEAFHQAGADHVAVQVIDAGSREGLPREAWRRLAALLEA, via the coding sequence ATGAGCGACACCCCGAGCCTTCTCAAGGACTCCGTCGGCCGGTACGGCATCTGGAGCCACGGCCTGCGCGCCGAGGACCCCTCCCTGCGTGCCGAGATCGGCGAGGCCGCGGCCGAACTGGAACAACTCGGATACGGCGCCGTCTGGCTGGGCGGCAGCAGCGCCGCACGGCACGCCCTCCCCCTCCTGGAGACCACGTCGACGCTCGCCGTCGGCACCAGCATCCAGAGCATCTGGCAGTACGAGGCCGCCGAGAGCGCCGCGGCCTTCGCCGAGGTGGAGGCGGCCCACCCCGGCCGCTTCGTCCTGGGCCTCGGGATCAGCCACGCCAAGCTCCACGACCGGTACCGCCGCCCGTACTCGGCCCTGGTCGGCTATCTCGACGCGCTGGACGAGGCCGGGGTGCCCGAGAACCGCCGGGTGCTGGCCGCCCTCGGCCCGAAGACCCTCGCGCTCGCCGGCACCCGGGCGGCCGGCGCGATCCCGTACCTGGTCACCCCGGAGCACACGGCGCGGGCCCGGGAGATCCTCGGCGACAGCGCGCTGCTGGCCCCGGAGTTCAAGGTCGTCCTGGAGACCGACCCGGGCAAGGCCCGCGCCGCGGCCCGTGACACCCTCGCCCCGTACCTCGCCCTCCCCAACTACACCGACACCTGGCTCCGCCTCGGCTTCACCGAGGACGACCTCGAGGACGGCGGCAGCGACCGCCTGATCGACGCGTTCTTCGCCTGGGGCGACGAGACGAGGATCCGCTCCCGCGTCGAGGCCTTCCACCAGGCGGGCGCCGACCACGTGGCGGTCCAGGTGATCGACGCCGGCTCCCGGGAGGGCTTGCCGCGCGAGGCCTGGCGCAGGCTGGCTGCCCTTCTGGAGGCGTAG
- a CDS encoding putative quinol monooxygenase, with protein sequence MSLTVVAECLAAPGQEDRLRTALEAMIEPSLEEPGCLAYRPYADPNNRARMVIVEEWTDPQALAEHFTTAHFHHVKQVLERVLAEPMTVRKLVAAPAD encoded by the coding sequence ATGTCCCTCACCGTTGTCGCCGAGTGCCTGGCCGCACCCGGACAGGAGGACCGGCTCCGCACCGCCCTGGAGGCGATGATCGAGCCGTCCCTGGAAGAACCCGGCTGCCTCGCCTACCGCCCCTATGCCGACCCCAACAACCGCGCCCGCATGGTGATCGTCGAGGAGTGGACGGACCCGCAGGCCCTCGCCGAGCACTTCACCACCGCTCACTTCCACCACGTGAAGCAGGTACTGGAACGTGTCCTCGCCGAGCCGATGACCGTCCGCAAGCTGGTCGCCGCGCCCGCCGACTGA
- a CDS encoding aldo/keto reductase, whose product MTTPHLTTRALGGTGMDITRVGFGSWAVSGSGWRFGWGATDDAESIAAIRHAIDAGVNWIDTAAAYGLGHSEELVGKAVAQLPEADRPYLFTKVGLVWDPDNPQAAPRRTMKPASVRREIEDSLRRLGVERIDLYQVHWPDTGESLQYAGDGSGAVSPNATPLEEYWQVMADLKAEGKVRAIGLSNHSPEQLAAAERIAHVDVVQPPFSAINRSAADEIAWAHAHDTGVIVYSPLQSGLLTGAFSAERVANLPADDWRAAHQDFTTGLDANLQVADALRPVADRHGATVAEVAIAWALAWPGITGAIVGARKPGQVDGWIGAGSVEPTPADLEEIAAAISTSGAGTGPVRP is encoded by the coding sequence ATGACCACCCCTCACCTGACCACCCGTGCCTTGGGCGGCACCGGTATGGACATCACCCGCGTCGGGTTCGGCTCCTGGGCGGTGTCCGGATCCGGCTGGCGCTTCGGCTGGGGTGCCACCGACGACGCCGAGTCGATCGCCGCGATCCGGCACGCGATCGACGCGGGCGTCAACTGGATCGACACCGCCGCCGCCTACGGTCTCGGCCACTCCGAGGAACTGGTCGGCAAGGCCGTCGCCCAGTTGCCCGAGGCCGACCGCCCCTACCTCTTCACGAAGGTGGGTCTGGTCTGGGACCCGGACAACCCGCAGGCCGCGCCCCGCCGGACCATGAAGCCGGCCAGTGTCCGCCGCGAGATCGAGGACTCGCTGCGCCGGCTGGGCGTCGAGCGCATCGACCTGTACCAGGTGCACTGGCCGGACACCGGCGAGTCACTTCAGTACGCGGGTGACGGCAGCGGCGCCGTCTCCCCGAACGCCACCCCGCTGGAGGAGTACTGGCAGGTCATGGCCGATCTGAAGGCCGAGGGCAAGGTCCGGGCGATCGGCCTGTCCAACCACTCGCCCGAGCAGCTGGCCGCCGCCGAGCGGATCGCTCATGTCGACGTCGTCCAGCCGCCGTTCTCGGCGATCAACCGTTCCGCCGCGGACGAGATCGCCTGGGCGCACGCCCACGACACGGGCGTGATCGTCTACTCCCCGCTGCAGTCCGGGCTGCTCACCGGTGCCTTCTCCGCCGAGCGCGTCGCGAACCTGCCCGCGGACGACTGGCGAGCCGCCCACCAGGACTTCACCACGGGCCTGGACGCCAACCTCCAGGTGGCGGACGCGCTGCGCCCCGTCGCCGACCGGCACGGTGCCACCGTCGCCGAGGTGGCCATCGCGTGGGCGCTGGCCTGGCCCGGCATCACCGGGGCCATCGTCGGTGCCCGCAAGCCCGGCCAGGTCGACGGCTGGATCGGGGCGGGCTCGGTGGAACCGACACCGGCCGACCTGGAGGAGATCGCCGCCGCCATCAGCACGTCGGGCGCGGGCACCGGACCCGTCCGCCCGTAG
- a CDS encoding helix-turn-helix transcriptional regulator, whose product MALDRRAELGEFLRSRRARLRPEELGLPDYGGQRRVPGLRREELARLAGVSVDHYVRLEQGRTLHFSEAVLDAVARALRLDAVEREHLYRLARPWSDPDRPEGPPPSQRVRPGLRRLLDLAADVPAYVVGRNTDILAWNRLAAALITDFGALPPRQRNLARLVFLDEGTRSLYADWRGKASDVAAYLRLDAGRHPDDPRMAALLDELSAASEDFRQVWAEHRLKDKTHGRYLYRHPVVGELDLGFETLRLPDDPDQALVAHTVEEGSPSQTALRLLATWARESLPVS is encoded by the coding sequence ATGGCTCTGGACAGACGCGCAGAACTGGGCGAGTTCCTCCGCTCCCGCCGGGCCCGGTTACGGCCCGAAGAGCTGGGGCTGCCGGACTACGGCGGCCAGCGGCGTGTTCCCGGGCTGCGCAGGGAGGAACTGGCCCGGCTGGCCGGGGTGAGCGTGGACCACTACGTTCGCCTGGAGCAGGGACGCACCCTGCACTTCTCCGAGGCGGTACTGGACGCGGTGGCCCGGGCCCTGCGCCTGGACGCGGTGGAACGCGAGCATCTGTACCGGCTGGCGCGGCCGTGGTCGGACCCGGACCGCCCGGAAGGGCCGCCGCCGTCGCAGCGGGTACGGCCGGGGCTGCGCCGGCTGCTGGACCTGGCGGCCGACGTGCCGGCGTACGTCGTCGGCCGGAACACCGACATCCTGGCGTGGAACCGACTCGCGGCGGCACTGATCACGGACTTCGGCGCGCTGCCGCCTCGGCAGCGCAACCTGGCCCGCCTGGTGTTCCTGGACGAGGGGACGCGCAGCCTGTACGCCGACTGGCGCGGCAAGGCGAGCGACGTGGCCGCCTATCTCCGGCTCGACGCGGGACGGCATCCGGATGACCCGCGGATGGCGGCGCTGCTCGACGAACTCTCCGCTGCCAGTGAGGATTTTCGTCAGGTGTGGGCGGAGCACCGGCTCAAGGACAAGACCCACGGACGGTACCTCTACCGGCACCCGGTGGTCGGCGAACTGGACCTCGGCTTCGAGACGCTGCGGCTCCCCGACGACCCGGACCAGGCGCTGGTCGCTCACACGGTGGAGGAAGGCTCACCGTCCCAGACCGCGCTGCGGCTTCTGGCGACGTGGGCCCGGGAGAGTCTGCCGGTGAGCTGA
- a CDS encoding fumarylacetoacetate hydrolase family protein codes for MKLLRVGTAGAERPALLDAEGTLRDLSGIVDDIDGALLADDGALGRVRAAAEAGELPALDAAGLRTGPPLGRIGKIVCIGLNYHDHARETGAEPPAEPVIFFKAADTVVGPNDTVLVPRGSAKTDWEVELAVVIGRTARYLESAEEGLAHVAGYAVAHDVSEREFQIERGGTWDKGKNCETFNPLGPWLVTADEVADPQRLPLRLWVNGELKQDGTTAEQIFPVGEVVRYVSHFMTLYPGDVINTGTPAGVAMGQPEPKPYLRAGDVVELEIEGLGRQRQELKDA; via the coding sequence ATGAAGCTGCTGCGAGTCGGTACGGCCGGTGCGGAGCGACCCGCGCTGCTCGACGCCGAGGGGACCCTGCGGGATCTGTCGGGCATCGTGGACGACATCGACGGAGCGCTGCTCGCCGACGACGGCGCGCTCGGCCGGGTACGGGCGGCGGCCGAGGCCGGTGAGCTGCCCGCGCTGGACGCGGCGGGGCTCAGGACCGGGCCTCCGCTCGGCCGGATCGGCAAGATCGTGTGCATCGGGCTCAACTACCACGATCACGCCCGCGAGACCGGGGCCGAGCCGCCCGCCGAGCCCGTGATCTTCTTCAAGGCCGCGGACACGGTCGTCGGGCCGAACGACACCGTGCTCGTGCCGCGCGGCTCCGCCAAGACCGACTGGGAGGTGGAGCTGGCCGTCGTCATCGGGCGTACGGCCCGCTACCTGGAGTCGGCCGAGGAGGGGCTGGCGCATGTCGCCGGGTACGCGGTGGCGCACGACGTGTCCGAGCGGGAGTTCCAGATCGAGCGGGGCGGGACCTGGGACAAGGGGAAGAACTGCGAGACGTTCAATCCGCTGGGGCCGTGGCTGGTCACCGCGGACGAGGTGGCCGACCCGCAGCGGCTGCCGCTGCGGCTGTGGGTGAACGGGGAGCTCAAGCAGGACGGGACCACCGCCGAGCAGATCTTTCCCGTCGGGGAAGTCGTGCGGTACGTCAGCCACTTCATGACGCTCTACCCCGGGGATGTCATCAACACCGGGACTCCGGCGGGGGTGGCCATGGGGCAGCCCGAGCCCAAGCCGTATCTGCGGGCCGGGGATGTCGTGGAGCTGGAGATCGAGGGGCTCGGCCGGCAACGGCAGGAGCTGAAGGACGCCTGA
- a CDS encoding YidC/Oxa1 family membrane protein insertase: MSVFAHLVEQLADLLQPLFHAAAAAATIVLITALVRLLVHPLSRAAARGRRAQAALQPRIAELRKKHAKDPQRLQKAVLELHAEEKVSPFSGLLPSLFQLPAFFLLYHLFSSSSIGGESNGLLAHELFAAPLGGRWADALTDGGVFGAAGLVYLGLFVLVAAVAAFNYRRTKVMMAKNPVQIATGEQERVPGLGAVNKLMPFMSFFTLVTVAVVPLAAALYVVTSTTWSAVERAALYR; the protein is encoded by the coding sequence ATGTCCGTTTTCGCCCACCTCGTCGAGCAGCTCGCCGATCTGCTCCAGCCGCTCTTCCACGCCGCCGCGGCCGCCGCCACGATCGTCCTGATCACGGCGCTCGTACGACTGCTCGTGCACCCGCTGTCGCGGGCCGCCGCCAGAGGCCGGCGCGCCCAGGCCGCGCTCCAGCCGAGGATCGCCGAGCTGCGCAAGAAGCACGCGAAGGATCCCCAGCGGCTGCAGAAGGCGGTGCTGGAGCTGCACGCCGAGGAAAAGGTCTCCCCGTTCTCCGGCCTTCTGCCCAGCCTGTTCCAGCTGCCCGCCTTCTTCCTCCTCTACCACCTCTTCTCCAGCTCCTCGATCGGCGGCGAGAGCAACGGGCTGCTGGCACACGAACTGTTCGCCGCGCCGCTCGGCGGGCGCTGGGCCGACGCCCTCACCGACGGAGGGGTCTTCGGGGCGGCCGGGCTCGTCTACCTCGGGCTCTTCGTCCTCGTCGCGGCCGTCGCCGCCTTCAACTACCGGCGCACCAAGGTGATGATGGCGAAGAACCCGGTCCAGATCGCGACGGGCGAGCAAGAGCGGGTGCCGGGGCTCGGCGCGGTCAACAAGCTCATGCCGTTCATGTCCTTCTTCACGCTCGTCACCGTGGCGGTGGTGCCGCTCGCGGCCGCGCTGTACGTCGTCACCAGCACCACGTGGAGCGCGGTGGAGCGGGCCGCGCTGTACCGCTGA
- a CDS encoding DUF6412 domain-containing protein → MVRSRFDAVRPVALMLFLVNLLLLQAALLDTGSLSTTVALAATAAAGSALAVCSLLTARCAPAVPPTRVRTAIRDRARRTAFLPQRDPDAPGRRRPRAPGHALATTCA, encoded by the coding sequence ATGGTTCGCAGTCGCTTCGACGCCGTGCGTCCCGTCGCCCTCATGCTGTTCCTGGTGAATCTGCTGCTGCTCCAGGCCGCGCTCCTCGACACCGGCAGCCTCTCCACCACCGTCGCGCTCGCCGCGACCGCCGCCGCCGGTTCCGCGCTCGCCGTCTGCTCCCTCCTCACCGCACGCTGCGCGCCCGCCGTCCCGCCCACCCGGGTCCGTACGGCGATACGCGACCGGGCCCGCCGTACGGCCTTCCTGCCGCAGCGCGACCCCGACGCCCCGGGGCGCCGCCGTCCCCGAGCACCCGGACACGCCCTCGCGACGACCTGCGCGTAG
- a CDS encoding winged helix-turn-helix transcriptional regulator, which yields MALGKDYATQECSIARALEVVGERWTLLVVRDALYGVRRYNDFLVHLGIPRAVLSARLKTLTEVGILEKRRYQQAPPRDEYVVTERGIALWPALRALALWGRENFQETQLRSFRHADCGTELGSLGECPACGTIVPVPDVVLVPGPGLDPDPADPVSRALLKPKRMLEPLETDPV from the coding sequence ATGGCACTGGGCAAGGACTACGCGACGCAGGAATGCTCGATCGCCCGCGCGCTGGAGGTCGTCGGCGAGCGGTGGACGCTCCTCGTCGTGCGCGACGCGCTCTACGGCGTCCGGCGCTACAACGACTTCCTCGTCCACCTCGGCATCCCGCGCGCCGTCCTCTCGGCCCGGCTCAAGACGCTCACCGAGGTCGGGATCCTCGAAAAGCGCCGCTATCAGCAGGCCCCGCCGCGCGACGAGTACGTCGTCACCGAGCGCGGCATCGCGCTGTGGCCGGCGCTGCGGGCCCTCGCGCTGTGGGGCCGTGAGAACTTCCAGGAGACGCAGCTGCGGTCCTTCCGGCACGCGGACTGCGGCACCGAACTCGGGTCGCTGGGCGAATGTCCCGCCTGCGGAACCATCGTGCCCGTCCCGGACGTTGTACTCGTGCCGGGCCCGGGACTCGATCCCGACCCGGCGGATCCGGTCAGCAGGGCGCTGCTCAAGCCGAAGCGCATGTTGGAGCCCCTGGAGACCGATCCTGTATAA
- a CDS encoding MFS transporter — MLRFNERTLSARQPAAVRRDTRPSAPPHRPRATLALASAATAVALMTYTAPMVTLPDTAADLHTPLSAQAWLLNGTPLGLAALLLVAGSLADDYGRRRVFLTGTLVLGLTTALGGLTTSTLLFTLARIAQGAASAAILASSLGLLVTAFPSPRGRLHATGVWGAFVSGGIAAGPLVSGAMPSWRVAYGALGAAALLVAALGVRPLKESKAPRGGRPDILGALTFGSALVALVAALILGRDGWLRTPVALLLAAAVAGMGLFTLVERRTRTPMIDLSLLRHPRFLASAAGGLFTGLTVIGLFSYLPALLQQTLRLSAMNTAWLLLLWSGLSFVVALQAKRLAGRVGPRRQLAAGFLLHAVGALAMLGAIDAGSWPRMLPGLVIGGVGGGLLNAALPLVAVESVPTERAAMGSGAQQTFRYIGSCAGVALTIALVTSCGGGLARGADVAMVVSAGLAALGAVSVLALRERV, encoded by the coding sequence ATGCTTAGGTTCAATGAAAGAACCCTCAGTGCGCGGCAGCCCGCAGCCGTACGACGGGACACCCGCCCTTCGGCGCCGCCGCACCGCCCCCGCGCCACCCTGGCCCTGGCCAGCGCCGCGACCGCCGTGGCCCTCATGACCTACACGGCCCCGATGGTCACGCTCCCGGACACCGCGGCCGACCTGCACACCCCGCTCTCCGCCCAGGCCTGGCTCCTGAACGGCACTCCGCTGGGTCTCGCCGCCCTCCTCCTGGTGGCCGGCAGCCTGGCCGACGACTACGGCCGCCGCCGCGTCTTCCTCACCGGCACGCTCGTCCTCGGCCTGACCACGGCCCTGGGCGGCCTGACGACCTCCACCCTCCTGTTCACCCTGGCCCGCATCGCCCAGGGCGCGGCGAGCGCGGCGATCCTGGCGAGCAGCCTGGGCCTGCTGGTGACGGCCTTCCCGAGCCCGCGCGGCCGGCTGCACGCGACCGGCGTGTGGGGCGCGTTCGTCAGCGGGGGCATCGCGGCGGGCCCGCTGGTGTCCGGGGCGATGCCCTCGTGGCGGGTGGCGTACGGCGCCCTGGGCGCGGCGGCGCTCCTGGTGGCGGCCCTGGGCGTCCGGCCTCTGAAGGAGTCGAAGGCTCCCCGGGGCGGCCGCCCCGACATCCTCGGCGCGCTCACCTTCGGCTCGGCGCTGGTGGCCCTGGTGGCGGCGCTGATCCTGGGTCGTGACGGCTGGCTGCGCACCCCGGTGGCCCTGCTGCTGGCGGCGGCGGTGGCCGGGATGGGCCTGTTCACACTCGTGGAGCGCCGCACCCGCACCCCCATGATCGACCTCTCCCTCCTGCGCCACCCCCGCTTCCTGGCCTCCGCGGCCGGCGGCCTGTTCACCGGTCTGACGGTGATCGGCCTCTTCAGCTACCTCCCCGCCCTGCTGCAGCAGACCCTGCGTCTGTCCGCGATGAACACGGCCTGGCTGCTCCTGTTGTGGTCGGGCCTGTCCTTCGTGGTGGCCCTGCAGGCGAAGCGGCTGGCGGGCCGAGTGGGGCCACGACGGCAGCTGGCCGCCGGCTTCCTGCTGCACGCGGTGGGCGCGCTGGCGATGCTGGGCGCGATCGACGCGGGCTCGTGGCCGCGGATGCTGCCGGGCCTGGTGATCGGCGGCGTGGGCGGCGGCCTCCTGAACGCCGCGCTGCCGCTGGTGGCCGTGGAGTCGGTCCCCACCGAACGGGCGGCGATGGGCTCCGGCGCCCAGCAGACGTTCCGCTACATCGGCTCCTGCGCGGGCGTGGCCCTGACCATCGCCCTCGTCACCTCCTGCGGCGGCGGCCTGGCGCGGGGCGCGGACGTGGCGATGGTTGTTTCGGCGGGCCTGGCCGCGCTGGGAGCGGTGAGTGTGCTGGCGCTGCGCGAGCGGGTGTGA
- a CDS encoding Imm50 family immunity protein, whose protein sequence is MGGDWQRLLASPDCLGVLYGEDPPPPDACDLFSVHIDERGNSVTLGFDTRRLPVNLPAEWERKGLNAFEFHLVFTEVTGLRVTGWGAAEAKRVRVSFREGGGFDVVLGAEESGIVFGAAAVRPAGPRAYLASDSP, encoded by the coding sequence ATGGGCGGTGACTGGCAGCGGCTGCTCGCCTCCCCCGACTGCCTGGGCGTGCTGTACGGCGAGGATCCGCCCCCGCCGGACGCGTGTGATCTCTTCTCCGTGCACATCGACGAACGCGGGAACTCCGTGACCCTGGGGTTCGATACGCGGCGGCTTCCCGTGAACCTGCCCGCGGAGTGGGAGCGGAAAGGCCTCAATGCCTTTGAGTTCCACCTTGTCTTCACGGAGGTGACGGGGCTTCGGGTCACGGGATGGGGTGCCGCCGAGGCGAAGCGCGTCCGGGTGTCCTTCCGGGAGGGCGGAGGCTTCGACGTCGTACTGGGGGCGGAGGAGTCCGGGATCGTGTTCGGGGCGGCCGCGGTGCGGCCCGCCGGACCGCGCGCCTACCTCGCCTCGGACAGCCCCTGA